Proteins encoded by one window of Pseudonocardia sp. HH130629-09:
- a CDS encoding methyltransferase domain-containing protein — MTVTAEGFDMPLSGAPSRLLCDDGTEIALDVDRWAEAAGGCDDWLVRHCTGPTVDLGCGPGRLLAALAARGTAALGVDGSAVSRVLCRRRGVAMVQADLFGPLPGESSWSHVLLADGNLGIGGDPATLLARAARLLARGGTVLVEADPRAEHSWRGTARVLCGGGAGEPIPWAAQGAVPLAVTAGRAGLRVTDVHLGARVFLELTGP; from the coding sequence GTGACCGTGACCGCCGAAGGCTTCGACATGCCGCTGTCCGGCGCACCGTCGCGCCTGCTCTGCGACGACGGCACCGAGATCGCCCTGGACGTCGACCGCTGGGCCGAGGCCGCCGGTGGCTGCGACGACTGGCTGGTCCGCCACTGCACCGGCCCCACCGTCGACCTCGGCTGCGGGCCCGGCCGGCTGCTCGCCGCGCTCGCCGCGCGCGGGACCGCCGCCCTCGGCGTCGACGGCTCCGCGGTCTCCCGGGTGCTCTGCCGCCGCCGGGGCGTCGCGATGGTCCAGGCCGACCTGTTCGGCCCGCTGCCCGGGGAGAGCAGCTGGTCCCATGTGCTGCTCGCCGACGGCAACCTCGGCATCGGCGGCGACCCGGCGACGCTGCTCGCCCGGGCCGCCCGGCTGCTCGCCCGCGGCGGGACGGTCCTGGTGGAGGCCGACCCGCGCGCCGAGCACAGCTGGCGCGGCACCGCCCGGGTGCTGTGCGGCGGCGGAGCGGGCGAGCCGATCCCGTGGGCCGCGCAGGGCGCGGTCCCGCTGGCGGTGACCGCGGGCCGCGCCGGGCTGCGGGTCACCGACGTGCACCTCGGTGCCCGGGTGTTCCTGGAACTGACCGGGCCGTGA
- a CDS encoding molybdopterin-dependent oxidoreductase encodes MRRLVRWRSPIRGPWLTSMFALPLLVGLPVVAFTGLLDRLAYGREQAIPAADAVGGLQLPWVDWPVSPAWLFRLTEGLHVGLGMVLVPLVLAKLWSVIPKLFTPPERNPVLLLERLSLVLLVGSILFLIVTGLLNVQYDYVFGFSFYDGHYAAAWVFLASFALHVVTKLPTMVRSLRSRSLRAEFATPLADTRPEPAHPLVAPVPDPPTMSRRGAIALVGGGMLFVAALTVGQFTDQLRSTALLLPRGRTTAPGSTERGGPNDFPVNRTFVASGIAPAAVGSAWTLTLTGGAAPVVLDRAALAALPQHTAELPLACVEGWSTSQVWTGVRLTDLARAAGVTDPATAEVRSVEVGSPFSRSLLNRAQTLSPDSLLALRVNGADLSPDHGYPARLIVPALPGVHNTKWVATIGFSRAAVR; translated from the coding sequence GTGAGGCGCCTCGTGCGGTGGCGCAGCCCGATCCGGGGGCCCTGGCTGACCTCGATGTTCGCGCTGCCGCTGCTGGTGGGGCTGCCGGTCGTGGCGTTCACCGGGCTGCTGGACCGGCTCGCCTACGGCCGGGAGCAGGCCATCCCGGCCGCCGACGCCGTCGGCGGGCTGCAGCTGCCGTGGGTCGACTGGCCGGTATCACCGGCCTGGCTGTTCCGCCTCACCGAGGGCCTGCACGTCGGGCTCGGCATGGTGCTGGTGCCACTGGTCCTGGCGAAGCTGTGGTCGGTGATCCCGAAGCTGTTCACCCCGCCCGAGCGCAACCCGGTGCTGCTGCTGGAGCGGTTGTCGCTGGTGCTGCTGGTCGGCTCGATCCTGTTCCTGATCGTCACCGGCCTGCTGAACGTCCAGTACGACTACGTCTTCGGATTCTCCTTCTACGACGGCCACTACGCTGCGGCCTGGGTGTTCCTGGCCTCGTTCGCGCTGCACGTGGTCACGAAGCTCCCGACGATGGTCCGCTCGCTGCGGAGCCGGTCGCTGCGCGCCGAGTTCGCGACACCGCTCGCCGACACCCGTCCCGAGCCGGCGCACCCGCTCGTCGCGCCGGTCCCGGACCCGCCGACGATGTCGCGGCGCGGCGCGATCGCCCTGGTCGGTGGCGGGATGCTGTTCGTCGCGGCGCTGACCGTCGGACAGTTCACCGACCAGCTCCGGTCGACCGCGCTGCTGCTGCCCCGGGGCCGGACGACGGCACCCGGCAGCACCGAGCGGGGCGGGCCGAACGACTTCCCGGTCAACCGCACGTTCGTCGCCTCCGGGATCGCGCCGGCCGCGGTCGGGAGCGCCTGGACACTGACCCTGACCGGCGGCGCGGCACCGGTGGTGCTCGACCGGGCGGCGCTGGCCGCGCTGCCGCAGCACACCGCGGAACTGCCGCTCGCCTGCGTCGAGGGCTGGTCGACCTCCCAGGTGTGGACGGGCGTACGGCTGACCGACCTGGCCCGCGCGGCGGGGGTGACCGACCCGGCGACCGCGGAGGTGCGGTCGGTCGAGGTGGGGAGCCCGTTCTCCCGGTCACTGCTCAACCGCGCCCAGACGCTGTCGCCGGACTCGCTGCTCGCGCTGCGGGTCAACGGCGCCGACCTGTCGCCCGACCACGGCTACCCGGCGCGGCTGATCGTCCCGGCGCTGCCCGGGGTGCACAACACCAAGTGGGTCGCGACGATCGGATTCTCCCGTGCTGCTGTCCGGTAG
- a CDS encoding PH domain-containing protein, translating into MSEPVFDKRDQLDKVVAGLLEGERIIAVYDAIGAGTGFLGLTDLRMVLQDNSFVGKRTAITSIPYGRISSVSFVADRNLLGRFASSSQIAVTVGTAVHEVAFRGDDKARHAHDVILWHLTRS; encoded by the coding sequence ATGAGCGAACCCGTCTTCGACAAGCGTGACCAGCTCGACAAGGTCGTCGCCGGCCTGCTGGAGGGCGAGCGGATCATCGCCGTGTACGACGCGATCGGCGCCGGCACCGGATTCCTCGGCCTGACCGATCTGCGGATGGTCCTGCAGGACAACTCCTTCGTCGGCAAGCGCACGGCGATCACCTCGATCCCCTACGGCCGGATCTCCTCGGTCTCCTTCGTCGCCGACCGGAACCTGCTGGGCCGGTTCGCGAGCTCGAGCCAGATCGCGGTCACCGTCGGGACGGCCGTGCACGAGGTCGCCTTCCGCGGCGACGACAAGGCCCGCCACGCCCACGACGTGATCCTCTGGCACCTGACCCGGTCGTGA
- a CDS encoding geranylgeranyl reductase family protein — MSTGPVPPATTPDSTDVLVVGAGPAGSATAAWAARHGLDVVLADSATFPRDKACGDGLTPRAIAELGHLGLGAWVDSHGTNRGLRAHGFGQVLELPWPGGSLPAHGSAIPRTELDAGIRRVALEAGATPMEDAKAVDVTFSGGRVDSVVFDDGRSVRCRRLVVADGARSTLGRVLGREWHQDTAYGVAARGYVTSGRHADPWISSHLELRGEADEVLAGYGWLFPLNDGRVNIGVGTLATDRRPANIKLRGLIDHYANARRAEWELGPKVELVRSALLPMGGAVSGVAGPNWALVGDAAGCVNPLNGEGIDYGLETGRLVAELLASGADLDRAWPATLRSHYGLAFSIARRLAGLITIPRLLPLAGPVGMRSRALMTVALRVMGNLVTDADRDLTARAWRAAGKLSVRLDDRPPFPAADLRTPVAAR; from the coding sequence ATGAGCACCGGTCCCGTCCCGCCCGCCACCACCCCGGACTCCACCGACGTGCTCGTCGTCGGGGCGGGACCGGCCGGGTCGGCGACGGCGGCGTGGGCGGCGCGGCACGGTCTCGACGTCGTCCTCGCCGACTCCGCGACCTTCCCCCGGGACAAGGCCTGCGGTGACGGGCTGACCCCGCGCGCGATCGCCGAGCTGGGGCACCTGGGCCTCGGTGCCTGGGTGGACTCCCACGGCACCAACCGGGGGCTGCGCGCGCACGGGTTCGGGCAGGTCCTGGAGCTGCCGTGGCCGGGCGGATCGCTGCCGGCGCACGGCTCGGCGATCCCGCGCACCGAGCTCGACGCGGGCATCCGCCGGGTCGCGCTGGAGGCCGGCGCGACCCCGATGGAGGACGCCAAGGCCGTCGACGTGACGTTCTCCGGGGGCCGGGTCGACTCGGTGGTGTTCGACGACGGCCGCTCCGTCCGGTGCCGCAGGCTCGTCGTCGCCGACGGCGCGCGCTCCACCCTCGGGCGGGTGCTGGGCCGCGAGTGGCACCAGGACACCGCCTACGGCGTCGCCGCCCGCGGCTACGTGACCTCCGGCCGGCACGCCGACCCGTGGATCAGCTCGCACCTGGAGCTGCGTGGCGAGGCCGACGAGGTCCTGGCCGGGTACGGCTGGCTGTTCCCGCTGAACGACGGCCGGGTCAACATCGGCGTCGGCACGCTCGCCACCGACCGGCGCCCGGCCAACATCAAGCTGCGCGGCCTGATCGACCACTACGCGAACGCGCGCCGCGCCGAGTGGGAGCTCGGCCCGAAGGTCGAGCTGGTCCGCTCCGCGCTGCTGCCGATGGGCGGGGCGGTGTCCGGCGTCGCAGGGCCGAACTGGGCGCTGGTCGGCGACGCGGCGGGCTGCGTGAACCCGCTCAACGGCGAGGGCATCGACTACGGCCTGGAGACCGGACGCCTGGTCGCGGAGCTGCTCGCCTCGGGTGCGGACCTGGACCGCGCATGGCCCGCGACCCTGCGCTCGCACTACGGCCTGGCGTTCTCCATCGCCCGCAGGCTCGCCGGGCTGATCACGATCCCCCGGCTGCTGCCGCTGGCCGGGCCGGTCGGGATGCGGTCGCGGGCGCTGATGACGGTGGCGCTGCGGGTGATGGGCAACCTCGTCACCGACGCCGACCGCGACCTCACCGCCCGCGCCTGGCGGGCCGCCGGGAAGCTGTCGGTCCGCCTCGACGACCGGCCCCCGTTCCCCGCCGCCGACCTGCGCACACCGGTCGCGGCGCGCTGA